GCAGCAGTGCCATCCAGGATGCACCGTCCGGGTTCGTTAGTGCAAAGGGCGTCGTTGGAAGTTCTAGCAGGCGATGGGCAGCAGCATTGACATAGTGACAATCCTCCGAAGTTCGGAACAAGAGAATACCGACAGGCGCGAGGTCGAATATCGTGTTGGGCAAGGTTTGTGTTATGTGACCAGGGGTCAGATATTTGTGCCGCCACCATATGCCCGCACATACTGCCAGGGCAAGAACCAGTAACAGCAGGAAAAGCGCAGTTCTCAACTCAAGCAAGATTATCACGGGGAGAATCCCAGCGATCCGTTTTTTTCCAGTTCCTCGGGAGTGACCAGGCGATACCCAAACCCTCGTACAGTACGAATGAGCTCGGGTTGTGCAGGATCGGTCTCCACTTTGGCGCGCAGACGCTGAACATGAACATCTACGGTGCGCGAATCGCCATCGTACGCGTAGCCCCAAACCTGCCGCAACAGTGTTTCTCGACCGAAGGCGCGTCCCGGATCACGCAATAAACACAGAAGCAGTTCTTGTTCGGTGGGAGTCAGGTCGAGTGGTTGATTGTGTAGTTCGATACGCCGTTGCGAAGGCCAGGCTGTCAATGGTCCACAAACCAGGGGTAACTCTCGCACGTTGCGACGGTCATGGGCATGCTCCAGTAGGCGGAAGAGCGCCTTGATATGAGCAAGCAACTCACGCGGCTCAAAAGGCTTGGTTAAATAAACATCAGCGCCAGCCTCGATACCAATCAGTTTGTCAGTCAATTCATCGCGCGCCGTCAACATCACCACCGGAACATACTGCTCGGCATTCCGTACACGACGACAGATTTCTAGCCCATCCATGCCGGAGAGCATGATATCAAGAACAACCAGATCAACCTGCTGCATAGTCAATACGGCCAAAGATTCCTGCCCGTTCTGTGCAGATACCACAACGTAACCCGCTCTTGTCAATAGAACAGACAGAACGTGAATAATGGCTTGGTCATCGTCAACAATGAGGATCTTTTTCGGCATCATCGGTCAGAACCATTCGATTATAGCAGGAGAGCAGAACCGTACAAAAAAAACACCGTGGATAACGTCACACCCTGGGACAGTGGGCATCTCGCCCGCTGTCCATGTTCCCAATATGTTACGCTCACTACCGGGCGCCCATGCGGTGCCCATGCAATAGAACAAGTCTATCTCTCGATCCTTAATACTTTGTCACAGTCTTGTAACAGACGAAAGCAAACGGGGAGAGTCGAACGACTCTCCCCGTTGTGATTGCGAACACGCAGGCTGCAACCAGCCCGCGCCCTACCGACTATTACTTCTTCTTCCCGCCCTTGTGCTCCACGGCCGCGGTGGCGGCGGCGAAGTTGCCGCCCTTGCGGCTGCGCTGCACGGCCCAGCCGATGATCAGCAGGCCGATGACGATGATCAGTCCGGTGGTCAGAGTCAGTTCTTTGTACTGAACGATGATCGGCGCAATGATCAGGCTAACCAGGTTGATCACCTTGATCATCGGGTTGAGCGCCGGGCCGGCGGTGTCCTTCAGTGGATCGCCGACGGTGTCGCCGACCACGCTGGCCTTGTGACGTTCAGACCCCTTACCGGTGTTCTTGGCCAGGTTGCGCGGCTCATCTTCGATCGTCTTCTTGGCATTGTCCCAGGCGCCGCCGGCGCTGGCCATGAAGACGGCCAGCAGTTGACCGGATAAGATGATGCCGGCCAGGAAGCCACCCAGGGCCTCAACTTGCAGCGCCAGACCAACCACCACCGGCGTGACGATGGCGAGCAGCGCCAGGTTGACCAGTTCGCTCTGCGCAGCCACCGTGGAGATGGTCACAGCCTGGCGATAGTCTGGCTTGACCTTGCCTTCCATCAGACCCGGAATCTTGAACTGGCGACGGACCTCTTCCACAATCAGGCCGGCGGCGCGCGCCACCGCCTTGATCGCGAGCGCGGAGAAGAGCCACGGTACCGCGCCGCCGATCATGAAGCCGATGAAGACGTTCGGCTCTGAGACACGGATGCCATTGGCCAGGGCGAGGGGATCAATCTTGGAAACGTCGGTGATGTAAGAGCCAAAGAGCGAGACCGCCGCGATGACGGCCGAACCGATGGCGATACCCTTGGTGATAGCCTTGGTCGTGTTACCCACGCCGTCCAGGTCGGCCATGATCTGGCGGGCGTCCTTGTCCAGGCCGGCCATTTCACCGATGCCGTTGGCATTGTCGGAGATGGGGCCGAAGGAGTCCATCGCGACGTTGTTGCCGGTCAGGGTCAACATACCGATGCCGGTCAGGGCCACGCCGTAGAGGATGTACGCCACGCCCATGCCAGAGTAGATCAAAACTGAAGCCAGGATGGTGAGCGCAATCACGAGGGCTGCCCACACACTGGACTCATAACCGACAGCCAGGCCGGATAGGATCGTGGTGGCCGGGCCGCCGCTGGTTGAGGCGCGAATCTCACGCACAGGCGTCGCTTCGGTGCCGGTAAAATAATCGGTCAGCCGGTCAAGCACGATTGCCAGCAGAACGCCGGCACTGGTCGAGAGGAACGGTCGCCACCAA
The window above is part of the Candidatus Amarolinea dominans genome. Proteins encoded here:
- a CDS encoding sodium-translocating pyrophosphatase gives rise to the protein MLQHLNLTTFEAFSLWGVLVVAVLGLVYALFLRRQVLAADKGTAKMQEVWEAIKQGADAYLSRQLRSILPFIGLLTIALFLSVYIVPPSREALQRFPGMDENSLKLLIGFGRAIAFIMGAGFSLAVGQIGMRMAVEANVRVAAESRKSFAGALQIAYRAGTITGMLTDGLGLFGGTIIFMIFGVAAPDALLGFGFGGTLLALFMRVGGGIFTKAADVGADLVGKVEQDIPEDDPRNAAVIADLVGDNVGDCAGMAADIFESYEVTIVSALILGLTLVAATDQINWIIYPLLVRGIGVVSSIIGTYLVKAGPGKSGDAMAAIFRGFLTSAAISTVLFMIVAFFYMRDVPGGWWRPFLSTSAGVLLAIVLDRLTDYFTGTEATPVREIRASTSGGPATTILSGLAVGYESSVWAALVIALTILASVLIYSGMGVAYILYGVALTGIGMLTLTGNNVAMDSFGPISDNANGIGEMAGLDKDARQIMADLDGVGNTTKAITKGIAIGSAVIAAVSLFGSYITDVSKIDPLALANGIRVSEPNVFIGFMIGGAVPWLFSALAIKAVARAAGLIVEEVRRQFKIPGLMEGKVKPDYRQAVTISTVAAQSELVNLALLAIVTPVVVGLALQVEALGGFLAGIILSGQLLAVFMASAGGAWDNAKKTIEDEPRNLAKNTGKGSERHKASVVGDTVGDPLKDTAGPALNPMIKVINLVSLIIAPIIVQYKELTLTTGLIIVIGLLIIGWAVQRSRKGGNFAAATAAVEHKGGKKK
- a CDS encoding response regulator transcription factor, which produces MMPKKILIVDDDQAIIHVLSVLLTRAGYVVVSAQNGQESLAVLTMQQVDLVVLDIMLSGMDGLEICRRVRNAEQYVPVVMLTARDELTDKLIGIEAGADVYLTKPFEPRELLAHIKALFRLLEHAHDRRNVRELPLVCGPLTAWPSQRRIELHNQPLDLTPTEQELLLCLLRDPGRAFGRETLLRQVWGYAYDGDSRTVDVHVQRLRAKVETDPAQPELIRTVRGFGYRLVTPEELEKNGSLGFSP